One Cryptomeria japonica chromosome 9, Sugi_1.0, whole genome shotgun sequence genomic window carries:
- the LOC131072982 gene encoding uncharacterized protein LOC131072982 — translation MEGVTHRRKGETQEEEEFQGIEKKAAPRQGAKTLIIAVAIPLVLGILDAVFFSPNSSYYKGLKKPWWNPPGWLFGLAWTVLYSAMGLASWLVWVEGGFEKQGRPLLIYGVQLFINLLWPAIFFGLKKPGLALLDIAVLDVAVYVCMDAFKPVNHVAADLFKPYLAWVLFATALNYRIYALN, via the coding sequence ATGGAAGGAGTAACGCACAGGAGGAAGGGAGAGACACAAGAGGAGGAAGAATTTCAGGGGATTGAAAAGAAAGCTGCACCCAGACAAGGGGCAAAAACTCTGATCATAGCAGTTGCAATTCCACTGGTACTGGGTATCTTAGATGCAGTTTTTTTCAGCCCAAATTCAAGTTACTACAAGGGACTGAAAAAGCCATGGTGGAATCCTCCTGGTTGGCTCTTTGGTTTGGCATGGACTGTGCTCTATTCTGCCATGGGCTTGGCCTCATGGTTGGTCTGGGTTGAGGGGGGATTTGAGAAACAGGGTCGTCCTTTGTTGATCTATGGTGTCCAGTTGTTTATAAATCTTCTCTGGCCTGCCATTTTCTTTGGTCTAAAAAAACCAGGGCTTGCACTTCTGGATATTGCTGTTCTTGATGTTGCAGTTTATGTTTGTATGGATGCATTCAAGCCTGTGAATCATGTGGCTGCTGATCTTTTCAAGCCTTATCTTGCTTGGGTTCTGTTTGCAACCGCACTGAATTATAGGATCTATGCCCTCAATTGA